GTTTAAATCTTAACCAACGAAGCAGCTCATAGATTTTGAAAACGATACATTATCTACAGCATTTGATCGAAAATAAAGAATTTGATTTATGTGAGAAAAATGCCAAGTTGCCCTTTTTAAAGACACACATTTTTTCTCcgttataccgtgttcacactagcagatcggttttatttttatcaggcactaattggctataattggtatttgacatttaaaacccatcaaaatataatctagtttgcgtccacactaggcaaagaaatgtggtttaaatatatacatgcaatgttggaagttaacaaatattttgcaataagcataaaaaggtaacaaagaaggaggctaacagaaacaagaaggagtcatcgATGTTTAAACTTCtctgttcatctaagaatttctgttcattccatctatagtccattttgagcatcagcatgactccatatagcaatttaatgtttgtgtttcatcaacactccaattacatttgccagccatagcatcaattgtttgatacaaaagagaaacacatggtattcttctgccaaaaggtaagatctgttggtttgggattgtaaaaccagttctaactcacatttgcgttcacacttgtaaaataatgtagtattactttttaatatggtattaaaaccacctcccgaggtagttttaatgctacattacagaaaccacttgacctttacataattcacggtttaaaccacatatagtgtggacgcaaacgagtttaaaaaataaacccatgttaatataggattaaaaacgtagtctgaacacggtattagtgTACTTCTCCCTAAATGATTAATGACTGATTAAACAAAAATGGTCAGTACACGGACAATGGATTAAAATTTGACAGTTTGCTTGTTAAACAACATTAAAATCTAAATCAAATTGCCATTCAGACATTCTTGTAATTTGAAATACGGGCACTTGGGTTTCGCCAAGGAGGCGAAAATGTTTCATTGTCCATTTGTTTACATTAGACGAAATGAATACAAcccaattttaattttaaacaagaaaatatccaGAATAACTTATTGAACGCTGTTGGTCATTTGTCTGTGTCTTCAAGAGCATTTGTGTCAATGTAATGAGTGTGTCTGTCTAAAATAACAAGATCGGAGATGGAGAAAAATGGATTTGTAAGCCGGTTGATCCTCTCCGTGTCGTTTCTAGTCCCAAGGTAGTCATACATATAGATTGAAAACATAAAACCACCGCGGAGCATCTGTTTGTGAGAATGGAAGTGGCGTGATGTGAGACacaatttataacataaaatCAGACAGCATGCACGCTGCGGCAGAGGCATGCATTGATGTGCATCTTTGCATTTCAATGCACAAAAATCATCCGGATTTAAACATTAATGATTCACCTGGTGTCAAATGTAAAAccaattttaaaatatcagaGTAAGACTAGTTTATTGAGCTTTTTTTCTAATTGTGAATTTTACGGAGATTAATTAGATATCATGTCTATAGCCAGTGATACGAAGTCATTCCATGTATAAATATCGATAAAAACTAGTAGAcgttagtaaaataaaaaaaaaaaatcataccttTGATAGAACCGAGACACAAATGAAATTCAAGtgaatagattttaatcaaacttgatcaTTTATACGGATTGTCCTGTCGTAAATTATATAATTTACCTTTTCGTTTTCTTGCAATATGTTTTCAGGCCGGTAAAATATCTATTAAGTCATGCCCCAGTTGTTTTCAAAACACGATGCACATGGACAGGAAGAGATTTGACTgataaaaaaatgggaaaaatttgaGTGTCAAGTCAATTATAGCCAGACCTGTATTCACATTTTTGCACTTTCTCACATTGTAAAGTAAATACCGACAACAGTAAAAAAGGCTTGTATTTCAACGAGAAGAACTAGCATATGAATGTTTAATGTAGGCGCATATTTTCccagtataattatgtaataataaGTGTCTGTGGTGGGGTAATATTTATTGGCGATAATCGAAGAACAAACACACAATACAGATAATAAGGACACTTtacatatttgatttatttacaaattgATAGATACCCACGGTCTCAAGTCGTAATTTTGTCAATTAAATGACTCACCAtttgatttttgtcaaaatattataaCATAACCCCGGTATACTAGTGttatattcataaaatgtcataatctttcaaacaaaaatatcccCTGCGTGGAATAAAACGGCATTAAATGTACATTTAGAACGGTTGAATATTGTGTGAAGTGTCTATACTGTTTTGCACAATTATGTATTTGGATCTGCAATGTTATGTGCATGTTACATTGTACTTTAATGGACAGAATAATACTCTTTGCTAGATTTCTCACGAGTATAATTCATTTGACGGATATTCACAAATCCTACgtttgtaatatacttaaatatctGTATCGCGTAAATTACAGCTGATATATCTGTCGGCATTTCTTCACATGATGCAACTAATTCGGATAATGCATTCGTTTTTATTGTGCGATACTTTAGGGAAACAGTATTTGTGATTTGTTACGATTAGAGGGAATAATTATGTATACTCTTTATAATACTTTGACATGACTGTATGACGAGTGTATGATCAAAGGGAGATAATCCGATTAAATGTAGTGTAAAGATGCGAACAAGTGATCGCAATAGGTCATTTGTTGAATATGATAAGATTGTTCTTAAATATTACAGATTTTTGAAATACGTAACAGCATAAAAATATAGATACCCTATGGTAATAGATATAATCTtactaatgaaaaacataaactgaaatgaaaattgtaagcaaaatgataattatttctgACAATTTGAAAATAGCTGTAGGGTGTTCTTTAACAGTTAGTGGTAAAAACGAACACTCGTCCAAACGTTCAATCATTTTTACAGCTGAAGGGCCCGGCTTGACTTTTACATAAGTTgcaatgttaatatttttatttgggAGACAGTTGTCTTAAGTATGATTTAGCTACTGATAGGAGTATTTGTGACGATATTTCGCGCATTTGGATccattaactttaaaactttagatatgtaaatatgtggaaatattcagattaaaatgtatttatttatatttattctgCTGCCTTTTCTTGTGGATTGTAAACAATTTTCCGGTaagttaaatgaatatattgtagCATGATGTTTTCAGTTCTATGCGAGTATATGTAGTGATatcattgtatattttattatttttgttaatatattagttTGCTTTGCCTTAATTTGAATGTTCTGTACATCTAGGTGataatatatcatatatgtgaataATTCTAAACACAAGAGGCCAAAACGCCCATGACAAATTTCTTTGTACAGGAATAAAATGAGAAACCaaaacacaaatgaaatatttttaaaaaatgtttgctcAGTAGCCAACAGTTACAAATGCTGCACCGGTGACTGTGCAGTttgtttagcagaagatcaacCAAAATAATGGTCTATTGGTTAAGTTGTCGGTCACTCTTAACTCCGAATCTCATTGGGGCTCACACTGCGTACTGTCTCATACATGACACCAGCAAGAAATGGACTGCAGAGTGATTCAGATAAGCTTCAAGCTttaacattcattcattcattcattcattcattttattggcaaatcggTAAAATACAttacctttggccatttacaaaattatttgacaaatatggccaaaacaattaacaaaaacgTGAATACAACATAagttacaatacatataaattcAATTCTTAAGGATAATATCAcaactaaaaaaaagaaaaatcaattcAAGAAGCAGTTACATGGTCAAGAGACTGTCGTCTTATTTTAAAAGCCTCCTTAACATAGTGAGCACTCTTAAGCATAAGTTTtttgttacttgttgacaatatATTTGCAAACTTTTGCAAAGTGGGCCATGGGTTATatcctaaatatttatttcttatatctaCATATCTTGGACAACAGAGAagcaaatgatattctgattcaACAGcgttacatgtacataatttgCATTTGCGATCATTTCGTTCCATAATTAAAAAATCGCCAGATTCTATTTCTAAGTAATGAGAACCTAATCTTAACCATGTGAGTTCTTTCCTCAACGAGCTATTGGATAcaacatctaaatatttttcataacagaattgtgttttgaattttctgaaataatcaaGCTTGGACATATTCTGAATACAAGTATTCCAGTTTTGAATATATTGATCTCGTAGACGCTGCTTAAACAAAGGCAAATAGTTAACTTTCTTACTAAATAATCCTTGCAAACAATTATATGCTTTCAAGGCTTGATCGGACAACGACTTAACTGCATTTTCATACTtccagtataagtaaagttaacaCCTAGATAACAAAAGTGATCCACCACTTCAGTTGGTTCGCCGTTTACGGACGATTGAAGGTCGTGTCTCTGTTTACGTTTctcaaatatacatattttggttTTATTAACATTAATATTCAATCCCCACTTTAAAGAATAACTATACACTGAATCTAGCTGGGCTTGTAAAGTACGTGGATCAGTTGTGAATAACGctatatcatctgcaaaaagtaacATATACATAGATAACTGGGTGAGATCATTCTCTGTTAAAGCATTGAAGTTGATGGTGTCACATATATCATTAACGAAAAGGATAAATAAAATCGGCGAaagtggttccccttgttttaagccGAGGGTTACATcgaaaaaaatcagataaagcTAATGCCTGATTTCGATAGCTTTAACCACAATGCATCCATAACAATAGTATCAAACGCTTTTTTCATAATCAATAAAGGCACAGTATAAATTAATTTACAATTAAGAACATTTTGAATAATTGAGTGGAGTAAAAATACACAATCAGTTGTGGATCTATTATCTCTAAAACCAAATTGTGATTCGTTTGAAATATTCTGTTCTTCACACCATCTATTTAACCTATTTCTAAGAGctagtgaaaatattttagcaagtATACTGACAAGGGTGATCCTACTATTAACCATAATCGAACTAACTGATTAAAAGCAAATAGAATCAGTTCTATTTATCTTGTAATTGCGTATGACGTGATGTACTGTGGTGACATGATAAATCATGATTATTAAGCAATATGTGCTATAATTTACTGCAGCAACTTCATGGCTTACTGCCTCATATGCACCAAATTATATCCCTGTTCACCGTCGTCAATCAGGATTTAATCATGAGATGACATGTATTTATCCCTGTAGAATTAAAGAGCACGGAACTCTGTCACTGCATGTGATCTCTATAATTATTACAGTATTTTAAGTCATCGCACTGGATCCGATTTGATATGAAAAATGAATATCTGTTACCTTTAACATAGTTcttataattcataaaacaagcaGTTTTAGTCTTTTTGCTCAGTTGATTGGTATTTTTCATGACTTAAAGAAAGAGACAAATCACCTACAATTACGTTTAGACAATACTGCAAGTACATTGAGAAACTATTATTTATAAAACGGTCTCTTTAGCAGAACTGAAAACCTAGCCgattacattttttaaactttccagAGTCGACTGAATCCTGAAAAAAATCTTTCATATTAaccattttacaaaatataatgtacGACTAGCGGTTTCTAAAACATATACTTAAATGCTgaatagtttttgaaaaaaataataaattcgGATAGAGATGAAGCTATCCAGACTGACACAATTATTGTCATTTcagtttgaaaaacattttttcatataatttcagTCTTGCCTATAGACGGTGGTTGGAGTGCCTGGAGTCAGTGGTCCGAGTGTTCTGCAACTTGTGGACCGGGGGAGCAGAGTAGGTATCGGATGTGCGACTCTCCGACACCCAACTTTGGTGGCGCTTTCTGTCATGGAGACAGTATACAACGGAAGGATTGTGACCAGTTCTGCCCGGGTAAGTCTGGGAATGCTTTCATGACAGTAGAAATGTTGGTGTTAAGGGCTTGTTTTTGgtgaaacattttctttcttgGTGAGAGAACcatatatatttcactctaatatttcaataattcactgagaAACATGTAATAAACCGATGTATTACCTTGGTTATTGTTTTCACTACGATTATAGACAGTACAGTATCGTATAGGAGATTGTAGTTGGAACTCTCCATTATATCAGTTTGTTCAGATTTATTTCCCCTTCTTTCACACTTTGTTATTTCAGCCTGCATATTAGAACTGCATACATTGTAGACatatatttcaacttttaaacaactcATTTTCAGATTCAATACCAATGACCCCTCTCCATACACCAAAGGTCGACAGCGCATGCGCCTGTGGATGCCATATGACGAGGGAACAGGGTGAAATTATTGCCAGTGGTCGTTGCACTGGAACATCGAAATGGCTTATCTCACTACAGAAGAATTACGTCATAAATCTTAGCTTCAGTTATCTCAGTTTCTACCAGGATAAACAATGGGTCAAAGTTCGAAACGGTGGTACCCCTGATTCGGACCTTATCGCATTCACTGACGGGCGTACTAATATTTACCATGTGACGTCAACAACAAATCAAATGCTTATTGAGTTCTACACGGAGCCTGATAGCAGCGGAGGAAACACAAATCTTGCCATTTACCCGCTCAAACCAGAGAAACAAATACATGTTCATGGCTTTATTGCAAAGTTTACATCCAATAGTAAGTTGTCGTAACCTTCAtgatttttgtcatttaaggctatataacaataaaaaaaagttctttgtttcatataaaattcagctacttcagaacaattttgatacagtttctagatgttcactccatcgtagacctattttccacaggatattcatacatttgcttcaagaaaacgaaatgaaaaaggggtgttgaatagtatgcagtgaaatgcaagtcaactgaagtcggGTATCCTCATATTgctgcatttcagaaagcggtccgcagaataaacacccgactttcgttttcaagtaaacaactggaaaacatgcgaatattagcatgaaaagtgtcttattttatgtaaaatccaTTCAACGAGTAAAATAATGCACATTTGGCCCCTGGTTTACGCGCAGATGCGCGAAAAAATGGAAAacttaggatctatttattaagGACTTCTTTCGataccacggaagcacatttttgaccgaattactgctatataaccttaAAGTTTTCCGCCAGAGTTACGTTACTTGGTAATAAATACAATTGTAGTCGATTTTTAATCTACTAAATAGCTGTAATTTGTGCTATTACAATAAGTATTCATTTCTGCAATTTCTATTTAAGATGCGCTGGTTTTCTATTCAGAAGTGTAGTGTCGTACTGCTTAGAATCCGCGATTTCTATTGTATTGTTTTTGTGTCACGACGGCCAAACTGCAGCTTTACGTTACAGATTCTGCCAATGTAGTTGGAATCTTTCTTTACAGTCTTCTAGTACATGTATTCGATATAAATCATTAAAACtaaatttgatttatatttcaGTCACTGACATAAATGCGATGCCCGTGTCTGCTGAACCTGTTCGGAATTCTCGGGAACCTTCCATTTGGGAGAGTACAGTCACCATAGTCGGAATTGCGTTATGTGGCCTTGTTGTCATCGCAGCACTGTCATTCGTCATCTACCATCGAATGTGCCATTACCGTCAACACAAATACGCTATGGCGGCTCACGAGGAGAGTCCAAAGCGCATGTGCAAGAGTACGAGCATGAGCAGTCCGAGTCACGAAAGTCATCATGGGATTGAAATTGAACACGACATGGAAATGCCTTTAACTGGAATACATAACGGTGCAGATAAAAAACGAGCAAAGACTCCGGGTTCCACACGATCTAAGGGATCGCTTACAAGTACGTGTTCAAATAAAGGAAAGAAATTACGAACTAAAGCCGATGTAGAGCACGGCGGCAGTTGCCGTGCTAGTCCGCTCACGCCAAATAGAGATTATTGTCAAGTTCCGCAAGATGGTAGTCCCCGCAGAAAACACAGAGTTCACGAACTGActcaagaaagtgaaaataaTATGAGTTTATTTAGAACTAGTCCTTTAACGAAACCCAAGGTGCCAAGGTCACCAAAAGTTCATCCGTCTCCTAAactaaagaaacaaaaatcaGTGACTTCACCAACAAATGAAGATTGTGATACCTTACGGACTAAACATGATATGCTGTCTAAACGTTTTGGCAGCTTGGAACGGGAAAATCAGAGAGTGGTGATGGGGTCAGATCATACCCCGACAAACAGTGTGAAATCCCCACCGTCGGATAGTAGTAGAACCGAATGTGAGACGCCGACGAATATTGACAATGGCGTTATTTATCGAAATCACGCACGGTTTAAAAACAGTTTACAAAGTGATAAGAATAACCATCGAGACCATCCGAATGATATTACATTAACTGAACTAACAAAATCAGAAAGAGACAATGATCGAAAACCGGCGTCGGGAACGTCCGACGACTCAGCGTCGGCTGAAAAAGAAACTGGGTCAAATATGACAACGTCTTTTATTGAGAATGGTACAAAACCCCGGAGACCTACCTCTCTTACTGAAAGTTACAGTAAAATGAGTATCGCCTCGGCTGTCAGCAGAGGTAGCATAGAGGGCGCCAGAAATGGTATAGAAAGCTCAAAAGACAAACTATCTGTAACATCGAGTGATGATAGGCAAAATGCGCTGCCTAAACCAGATGGGCAAAGTCCGAAATCTCAAAGACTTGAAACAGTAAAAGTTGAGCCCAAAAACTCCTCGCCAACTAAAACATCCAAAGCTTCCACACCACGTAGTGTTCGTAGTGTAAAAAGTGATACAACAGACAATAGTAATAACACAAAGTCACCGGCTAGAAGTATTAATACGCCTTCTGACGTTATTGAACTGGAATATGATGATTTTATAGACATGGATGATACATATTCATATTTTGATCCCATTGTAACAGAACAATTAACATTTCACGGTGTGGAGAGGGTGGCCGTTAAAACACCCAAAACACCAAAACAAGAAAACTAAGAGAATTCGTTCCGTCACTCCGTATGTACGACGGACAAAATAAATTCAGGTATAGGGCGTGTACTACTGTTGTTAAAGATGATTACATTCAGGGTGCAATACAATTTTGCCATAATAACACCTTCTCATCATTCATTTGATCATACAAATTCCATTATTTTTCTATGCTTGACACCAGAGAAAGAATATATTATGTCAAGAAATGGAAGGATAGTCATCTGTAAGACCATTTGGCGTCAAGGGGCTCCCAATGAATACTCAAAATGTttattagacatttttttttcaaaaggtatTATATAATCTTGGAGAACATTTAATGGGGGACGCTGTAGAAGTATTTGATTTGACCATAAATAATACTGATCTCATATCATATTGTGCAACACTAATGTATTGTGACCAATTTCATATGAGGAGTTAATTATGAAAGGTTGTACCAATTTTGCAAAAGGCAGCTCTGTCATTTTATCATAGATCTGAAGGTTTATATTTTTGTGGTGTTATATAACGTTATATACAATAGTGCCATGAATATTCATTGCCATAAAGTCATGTCATCATTACGTCGCTAGATGTCGCTTCAGCACAATTTTTATCAtattgaaaacattgaaaattgcgTCAGCA
This window of the Mercenaria mercenaria strain notata chromosome 5, MADL_Memer_1, whole genome shotgun sequence genome carries:
- the LOC123556486 gene encoding uncharacterized protein LOC123556486, with product MYLFIFILLPFLVDCKQFSVLPIDGGWSAWSQWSECSATCGPGEQSRYRMCDSPTPNFGGAFCHGDSIQRKDCDQFCPDSIPMTPLHTPKVDSACACGCHMTREQGEIIASGRCTGTSKWLISLQKNYVINLSFSYLSFYQDKQWVKVRNGGTPDSDLIAFTDGRTNIYHVTSTTNQMLIEFYTEPDSSGGNTNLAIYPLKPEKQIHVHGFIAKFTSNITDINAMPVSAEPVRNSREPSIWESTVTIVGIALCGLVVIAALSFVIYHRMCHYRQHKYAMAAHEESPKRMCKSTSMSSPSHESHHGIEIEHDMEMPLTGIHNGADKKRAKTPGSTRSKGSLTSTCSNKGKKLRTKADVEHGGSCRASPLTPNRDYCQVPQDGSPRRKHRVHELTQESENNMSLFRTSPLTKPKVPRSPKVHPSPKLKKQKSVTSPTNEDCDTLRTKHDMLSKRFGSLERENQRVVMGSDHTPTNSVKSPPSDSSRTECETPTNIDNGVIYRNHARFKNSLQSDKNNHRDHPNDITLTELTKSERDNDRKPASGTSDDSASAEKETGSNMTTSFIENGTKPRRPTSLTESYSKMSIASAVSRGSIEGARNGIESSKDKLSVTSSDDRQNALPKPDGQSPKSQRLETVKVEPKNSSPTKTSKASTPRSVRSVKSDTTDNSNNTKSPARSINTPSDVIELEYDDFIDMDDTYSYFDPIVTEQLTFHGVERVAVKTPKTPKQEN